From the Anaeromyxobacter dehalogenans 2CP-1 genome, the window TACCCCGGATCCTCGAGCGCGACGCGATCGCCGGGCGCGAGCAGCACCCGCCCCACCAGGTCGAGCGCCTGCTGCGCGCCGGAGGTGAGGATCACGTCCTCCGCGCCGGCGCGCACCGAGCGGGCCACGCCCAGGTGGCGCGCCACCGCCGCGCGCGCGCCGGGATCGCCCTCGGGCGGCGGGTAGCCCGCGCGCGCCCGCCGGCCGCGGAGCTGGCGCGACACCCGCCAGCGCCAGGCGTCCCACGGGAACAGCGCCGGGTCCGGCGCGCCGACCTGGAAGTCGTAGGGCGCGGGACGCGGGGGAGGAGCCGGCGGCGGGGGCATCGACGCCCAGGCCGCGCGCGGCTGCAGCGCCGCGCCGACCGGCGCGCGCCGGCCGGCGGCGCCGGCGCGGACCCCTTCCGCCACGTAGGTCCCCGCGCCCGCGCGGCCGACCAGGTAGCCTTCCGCCGCGAGCCGCTGGTACGCGTGCAGCACGGTGTTGCGCGAGACGTCCAGGCGCCGGGCCAGGTCGCGGGTGGCGGGCAGCCGGTCGCCGGCGCGCAGGCGGCCGTCCAGGATGGCCTCCCGGAGCTGGCGGTAGGCGTCGGCGGCGAGCCGGCCGCGGCGGTGAAGGGAGACGTGCAGGTCCACGCTCCCGGACGGTAATGGATCCATTGGATTTCGCCAGTGTGGACCTGTGAGGGAGCCACTGCGGCCGCTACCTGGAGGGCATGACCCACGAACCGAACCACCCGGACGGAACCGATCACCTGCCCTGGGCCGAGGTGTCGCCCGGCTTCTCCCTGAAGCTCCTGCGCGGCTCGGCGGACGGCGACACGCGCGCGCTGCTGCTCCGCCTGGAGCCCGGCACCCTGGTCCCGCGGCACCGGCACGAGGACGAGGTCCACGCGCTCAACCTGGCAGGCCACCGGAAGCTGCTCGACACCGGCGAGGTGGTCGGCCCCGGCGGCTACGTGTACGAGCCGCCCGGGAACGTGGACAGCTGGATGGCGGTGGGCGACGAGCCGGTGGTCGTCTTCGTGACCGTGCGCGGCGCCATGGAGACGCTCGACCCGCAGGGCGGGGTGGCCGAGCGGAGCACCACGGCCGGCATCGCGGCCTTCTACCGCGGCGTGCTCGCCGGGCGCGGAGCCGACCGATGACCGGCCGCGCGGCCCGCTGGGCCATCGTGTACGCGCGCCTGGCCCTGGCGGCGGCGTTCCTGTCGGCGGTCGGCAGCCGGCTCGGGCTGTGGGGGCACAACGACTTCGACGCGTTCGTGCGCTACACCGCCGAGGTGAACGCGTTCCTGCCCGCGGCGCTCGCGCCGTTCCTGGCGCGCGCGGCGACCGTGGCCGAGACCACGCTCGGCCTCGCGCTCCTCGCCGGCGTGCGGCTGCGCTGGGTGGCGCTCGCCAGCGCCGGCCTGCTGGCGGTGTTCGGCGCCGCCATGGGGATCTCGTTCGGCCCGAAGTCGCCGCTCGACTACTCGGTGTTCTCCGCGTCCGCCGCCGCGCTCCTGCTGGCGCTGGCCGCGCCGGCCCCGGTCCCGGCCCGCGGCGAGGCTCGGCGAGCCGGGACCCCCGGGGTGGAGCCCGCCGCCGGCCGGTGAGGCCGGAGCGGGCCCCGCCCGCCGGGCCGCTACCGGTGGTCCTCCTCGACCATCGCCTCCGGATCGTGCCACCACCGCGCCGGCGTCACCGCCACCCCGGGCGCGGCCGGCAGCCGCCGGTGCGCGACGGCGGACGCCGCGGCACCGCCGGTGAACGGCGCCATCAGCTCCGCGACCGTGTGGAGGCGGCCGTTCTTCATCACCAGCTCCACGTTGGCCGCGTCGGCGACGTCGGCCAGCGGATCGCCGCGCACGAACACCACGTCGGCGAGCTTGCCCGCCTCGAGCGTCCCGAGGTCCGCGTCCACCCCGAACGCGCGGGCGGGCAGGGCGGTGGCGGTGCGCAGCGCCTCCCAGGGCGCCAGGCCGCCGAGCTTCACCTGCGCCCGCAGGTTGAGGTGCAGCGCGGTCGCGACGTTGTCGATGGGCGAGTCGGTCCCGGCGAGCATGGTGCCGCCGGCGCGCAGCACCGCCGCGAGCGTCTCCTCCTCCCGGCGCAGGCTCTCCAGGCTGACGGTCTGGTCGGTGGTGAGCGCGCGGTCGCGCTTCCCGCGCAGCAGCACCTGGTCCCACGGCGTGTTGAGCGCGAGCAGGCGCGGGTCGTCCACCATGGCCGGGTCCTCGGCGTAGAGCGAGGAGTTGAAGGTGGTGGAGATGTCGAACATGCCGGAGCGCGCGAACAGCGTGCGCACGTCGCCGTAGCTCACCCCGCCCGACGAGCGGGTGTAGGCGAAGCCGAGGCGGGTGGTGGCGCTCACGTGCGTCTGGCCGTCCATCCCGTACGACATGCCGGGCAGCATGTAGTGCGAGCCGACCCACACGCCCATCTCCTCGTGCGCGAAGCGCACGGCCTTCGCCTGCCACTCGTGCTTCATCCGGACGTAGGTCTTCACCATGTCGTAGTCGAGCGCCTTGGCGCGCGCGAGCTCGAGGTCGAGCTGCGCGTCCGTCGTGGTCGGGCGCATGAAGTTGTAGTAGACGCGCTCGCCGTCGATCGCCTCGCCGCTCGCGAAGAACCGCGGGCCGACGCGGGCACCCGAGGCGTAGGCCTCGCGCGTCTCCACCGCGCGGTAGTCCGGATCGCCGAGCGAGTGGGCCGAGGTCACGCCGTAGGACAGCCACAGCCGGCCGAGCCGTGCGCCGTAGAACTTGCCGCTGATCCACTCGTGCGTGTGCGACTCCCACAGGCCCGGGATGGCGGTGAGCCCCGACGCGTCCACCACGCGCTGCCCCTGCGCGGCGGCGCGCGCGTGGGCGTCGGCGCGGTGCGGGAGGATGGCGCGGATCCGGTTGCCGGCGACGAGCAGATCCACGTCGTGCTGGACCTCGGGCCCCCGGCCGTCCCACAGCCGCCCGGCGTGCACCAGCACGGTGCCCTCCGGACGCTCCGGGCGCCAGCGCAGCTCGACCGGCACGGTCGCCGGCGCGCCGCCCTCGCGGGCCACCATCCGCAGCGTGCCGCTCGACAGGTAGAGCAGGCGGCGGGAGTCGCCGCTCCAGGTGGGCGCGTCGGTGGGCTCGGAGGTGATGCGCACCGCCGGCCCGGCGGCGCGGCCGGACGCGTCCACCGGCATGACCCACAGCGTGCTCTGCATCACGAACGCGAGCGCGGTCCCGTCCGGCGACCACACCGGGCCGTCGTCGCCGCGGGTGCTCAGCGACTCGAACGGCGCCGCCTCCTGGTAGCGCGTCGCGCCGGACTCCACGTCCACGGTGAGGATCTGGCTGGTGCCCTCGCGGAAGCGGCGCGTGTATGGCTTCAGCGCGGCGAGCGCCAGCGTGCGCCCGTCCGCGGACCAGGTCGGGCGCCCCGGTGCGAACAGCGGCGCCACCACCTGGCGCACCGCGCCGGTGGCGAGATCGAGCACGTGCGTGGCGCCCGCCTGGTCCTGGAACGCGAGCCGCCCGCCGTCCGGCGACCACGCCGGCGCCACCTCCGCGCCGGGCAGCGAGGTCACGCGCTGCTCCGCGCCGGTGACCACGTCGAGCACGTACAGGTCGGCGGTGCCGCCCTTGTCCGAGGCGTACGCGATGCGGGTGCCGTCGCGCGACCAGGCCGGATCCTGCGCGTAGTACGGGCCCTCGGTGAGCGGGCGGGGCGCCCCGCCCACGTCCATCAGCCACAGGCGGTTCAGCGCCTGGAACACCACCCGCGTGCCGTCGGGCGACAGCGCCGGCGCGACGATGCCGAGCGCCCGGCGCGGCGCGGTGCGGTCGAAGTCGAAGCGCTTGCGCTCCCAGGCCGGGCGCACCAGCCGGAACGTCGCCTGGAACGCGACCTGCTCGCTGGTGCCGGCGTCGAGATCGGTCACGCGGATGCCGCCGTCGGCGGTGTAGAGGAGCGTCCGCGGGGACAGCCAGTGGGCCGGGAAGGGGAACACGTCCTCGAACGGCGAGGCGGGCGCGCCGTCCACCACGAGCCGGCTGCGGTTCGCGGCGAACTGGATCCAGGCGAGGTGCGCGCCATCGGGGGAGATCGACGGAGAGCTCAGGCGCGCGCCGGCGGGCGCGGTCGCGAGCGTGCGGCGGGTGCCGGCCGCGTCCACCGCCTCGATGGCGGTGCCGGTCGAGCCGGCGCCGCTCACGAACGCGATCTCGCCGCCGTCCGGCGTCCAGGCCGGCTCGAACTCGTCGGCGGGCGCCTCGGTCCAGCGCGTCAGCGCGCCGGTCGCCACGTCGGCCACCCACACGTCGTAGCTGCCCTGGAAGGCGCGGTCGGAGGAGAACGCGATGCGCGTCCCGTCCGGCGAGAAGCGCGGCTCGCGGTCGTCGCCGTGGCCCGAGGTGAGCTGGCGCACGTCGGTGCCGTCGGGCCGCATGGTCCAGATGTGGAACGTCCCGCCCGCGTACGCCTGGAACGCCACCAGGTCGCCGCGCGGCGAGTAGTCGGGGCGGGCGGGCTCGAGCAGCCCGTCGGTGAGGCGCCGCGCCTCCCCGCCGCCGCGCGGCAGCGACCAGAGCACGCCCTGGAGATCCAGGACCAGGTCGCGCCCGTCGGGGGAGGCGGTGACCGCGACGTTGGTCCCTTCGTGGACGGTGATGTCGCGCACCGCGGCCCGGCTGCCGCCCTGGAGCGAGGCGGCGCCGAGCGAGGCGGCGGCGACGGTGGCGAGTGTGACTGCGGCGATCCGGGAACGGCGGGTGAGCGGCATGCATCCTCCGGGGGGAACGGGACGGCGGGAAGGGGCTCTCCTGTTCGTCCTGCGGCGGAGGTGGCAACGGGCCGGCGGGGGCGTACCATGCACGGAGCGCCCGAGGTGCGGCGTGACGCCAAGCGTTGCTACGCAAACGATCGATGACGCCCCGGCCGCCTCCCGAGAGGCGGCGCCGCGACGCGGGCGAGGAGCTCCGATGGCCAAGGACGACCTGCTGCCGCCCGCCGTGTCGCACCGCTTCGTCGAGCTGCTCGGCTACGCCGAGCACGGCATCGCCAGCCGCGTGCTCGCCAAGAAGGGGACGAGCAACGTCACGCTGTTCGCGTTCGACGCGGGGCAGGGGCTCACCGAGCACACCTCGCCGTTCGACGCCCTGGTGGTCGTGCTGGAGGGCGCCCTGACCCTCACGATCGGCGGGGAGCCGGTCGAGGCGCCGGCGGGCAGCCTCACGCGCATGCCGGCGAACGTGCCGCACGCGGTGGACGCCGTCTCGCGCACGCGGATGCTGCTGGTGATGCTGCGCGATCCGAAGTGAGCCCTCCGACGGCGGATCCCACCTGTCCTTCATCGCGGGGGTCAGCGGCCGTTCACGGCGCGCGCCCCGCGACGACGCCCTACCTCAGGACCGCCTCCCCCGTCGACGATCTCCGGGGAGGTGAAAGGACGAACCATGGCCGTGGACATCAAGCAGTCTCACCGGCGGCTGTTCGAGGAGGCGTGGGGGAAGGGGAACCTCGAGGTGTTCGACGAGCTCTGCGATGCAGGGTACCGGAGCCACGACCCGGTGAACGGCGACGCCGATCTGGCCAAGTCCAAGGAGACGTGCCGCGCGTACCGCGACGCGTTCCCGGACCTGAAGCCCACGCTCCTCGCGTCGTTCACGGAAGGTGACTCGGTCACGACGCACTGGCGCATGACCGGCACCCACCGCGCGGCGCTGCTCGGCATCGCGCCCACCGGAGCGCGCTGCACGGTCGAGGGGATCACCATCGCCCGGTTCCGCTCGGGCAAGGTGGCGGAGGAGTGGACGCAGTGGGACGCGCTCGGGCTGATGCGCCAGCTGGGCGTGTCGCCCACCGCGCAGCCGGGCGCGGAGGCGCGCGGGCCGGAGGCTCGCCCACACGCCTGATCGGCTCGGGGGCGAACCGCGGGTGCGCCTGGCATCCGCGGGGCGCCCC encodes:
- a CDS encoding amidohydrolase family protein, which produces MPLTRRSRIAAVTLATVAAASLGAASLQGGSRAAVRDITVHEGTNVAVTASPDGRDLVLDLQGVLWSLPRGGGEARRLTDGLLEPARPDYSPRGDLVAFQAYAGGTFHIWTMRPDGTDVRQLTSGHGDDREPRFSPDGTRIAFSSDRAFQGSYDVWVADVATGALTRWTEAPADEFEPAWTPDGGEIAFVSGAGSTGTAIEAVDAAGTRRTLATAPAGARLSSPSISPDGAHLAWIQFAANRSRLVVDGAPASPFEDVFPFPAHWLSPRTLLYTADGGIRVTDLDAGTSEQVAFQATFRLVRPAWERKRFDFDRTAPRRALGIVAPALSPDGTRVVFQALNRLWLMDVGGAPRPLTEGPYYAQDPAWSRDGTRIAYASDKGGTADLYVLDVVTGAEQRVTSLPGAEVAPAWSPDGGRLAFQDQAGATHVLDLATGAVRQVVAPLFAPGRPTWSADGRTLALAALKPYTRRFREGTSQILTVDVESGATRYQEAAPFESLSTRGDDGPVWSPDGTALAFVMQSTLWVMPVDASGRAAGPAVRITSEPTDAPTWSGDSRRLLYLSSGTLRMVAREGGAPATVPVELRWRPERPEGTVLVHAGRLWDGRGPEVQHDVDLLVAGNRIRAILPHRADAHARAAAQGQRVVDASGLTAIPGLWESHTHEWISGKFYGARLGRLWLSYGVTSAHSLGDPDYRAVETREAYASGARVGPRFFASGEAIDGERVYYNFMRPTTTDAQLDLELARAKALDYDMVKTYVRMKHEWQAKAVRFAHEEMGVWVGSHYMLPGMSYGMDGQTHVSATTRLGFAYTRSSGGVSYGDVRTLFARSGMFDISTTFNSSLYAEDPAMVDDPRLLALNTPWDQVLLRGKRDRALTTDQTVSLESLRREEETLAAVLRAGGTMLAGTDSPIDNVATALHLNLRAQVKLGGLAPWEALRTATALPARAFGVDADLGTLEAGKLADVVFVRGDPLADVADAANVELVMKNGRLHTVAELMAPFTGGAAASAVAHRRLPAAPGVAVTPARWWHDPEAMVEEDHR
- a CDS encoding ester cyclase yields the protein MAVDIKQSHRRLFEEAWGKGNLEVFDELCDAGYRSHDPVNGDADLAKSKETCRAYRDAFPDLKPTLLASFTEGDSVTTHWRMTGTHRAALLGIAPTGARCTVEGITIARFRSGKVAEEWTQWDALGLMRQLGVSPTAQPGAEARGPEARPHA
- a CDS encoding cupin domain-containing protein — encoded protein: MTHEPNHPDGTDHLPWAEVSPGFSLKLLRGSADGDTRALLLRLEPGTLVPRHRHEDEVHALNLAGHRKLLDTGEVVGPGGYVYEPPGNVDSWMAVGDEPVVVFVTVRGAMETLDPQGGVAERSTTAGIAAFYRGVLAGRGADR
- a CDS encoding DoxX family membrane protein, producing MTGRAARWAIVYARLALAAAFLSAVGSRLGLWGHNDFDAFVRYTAEVNAFLPAALAPFLARAATVAETTLGLALLAGVRLRWVALASAGLLAVFGAAMGISFGPKSPLDYSVFSASAAALLLALAAPAPVPARGEARRAGTPGVEPAAGR
- a CDS encoding cupin domain-containing protein; translated protein: MAKDDLLPPAVSHRFVELLGYAEHGIASRVLAKKGTSNVTLFAFDAGQGLTEHTSPFDALVVVLEGALTLTIGGEPVEAPAGSLTRMPANVPHAVDAVSRTRMLLVMLRDPK